In Panacibacter ginsenosidivorans, the following proteins share a genomic window:
- a CDS encoding LemA family protein, producing MKTKSLGLIVVVALILVLGGCGCSSYNGLVKGDQSVKQVWSNVETNYQRRTDLYSSVIKTIEGSANFEKSTLKEVIEARAKATSVQVDINDPESLAKYQAAQGQLQSAFGRLMAVAEAYPDLKTTKAFQDFQTQIEGTENRINIARQDYNKSVNDYNLQVKTFPNSLFAGIFGFKEKAYYKADAGSEKAPDVNFNIK from the coding sequence ATGAAAACAAAAAGCCTTGGTTTAATAGTCGTTGTAGCACTTATTCTTGTTCTTGGCGGTTGCGGCTGCAGCAGTTATAATGGTCTTGTAAAAGGTGATCAGAGTGTAAAACAGGTATGGAGCAATGTAGAAACAAACTACCAGCGCCGTACAGATCTTTACAGCAGCGTTATTAAGACAATTGAAGGTTCTGCCAACTTTGAAAAATCTACTTTAAAAGAAGTAATCGAAGCAAGAGCAAAAGCTACGAGTGTGCAGGTTGATATAAACGATCCTGAATCGCTTGCCAAATACCAGGCGGCACAGGGTCAGTTGCAAAGCGCATTTGGCAGGTTAATGGCTGTTGCAGAAGCATATCCTGATCTTAAAACAACAAAAGCTTTCCAGGATTTTCAAACACAGATCGAAGGAACTGAAAACCGCATCAACATTGCAAGGCAGGATTATAATAAATCAGTAAACGATTATAACCTGCAGGTAAAAACTTTCCCGAATAGTCTTTTTGCAGGCATATTTGGCTTTAAAGAAAAAGCATACTACAAAGCAGATGCGGGCAGTGAAAAAGCACCTGACGTCAATTTCAATATTAAATAA
- a CDS encoding TPM domain-containing protein — MFGLFRKKTHEFFSAPEKEKILAAINEAERNTSGEVRVYIESRCSYVDPIDRAMEIFYSLKMDATELHNGVLVYVAMKDRQLAIFADEGIYKKASAAFWKEEVSKMLSQFNKENYADGIATVVKEIGELLHANFPYDADTDKNELPDDIVFGK; from the coding sequence ATGTTTGGATTATTCAGGAAGAAAACGCATGAATTCTTTTCCGCACCGGAAAAAGAAAAAATCCTTGCTGCCATAAATGAAGCGGAACGGAACACCAGCGGTGAAGTAAGGGTTTATATTGAAAGCCGTTGCAGTTATGTAGATCCCATTGACAGGGCTATGGAGATATTTTATAGCCTGAAGATGGATGCAACAGAATTACATAATGGCGTATTGGTATACGTTGCCATGAAAGACAGGCAACTGGCCATTTTTGCAGATGAAGGTATTTACAAAAAAGCCAGCGCAGCTTTCTGGAAAGAAGAAGTATCAAAAATGTTGTCCCAATTCAACAAAGAAAATTATGCTGATGGTATTGCCACTGTTGTGAAAGAGATTGGCGAATTACTACATGCCAATTTTCCTTACGATGCCGATACAGATAAGAATGAGTTACCAGACGATATAGTTTTTGGAAAATAA
- a CDS encoding TPM domain-containing protein has product MKKLLFILSFLIVAAVGFAQDLLPKPNPPRLVNDVANVLSPEQRDILEQRLVELDNSSSNQIAIVTIPDLKGYDVADYANKLFRSWGIGGSKHNNGILILVAPNEKKVRIEVGYGLEGAIPDITAKSIIDNDIIPNIKNGDYYRAFDEAITSLGKAAAGEYNEQRKRDDGGGGGGSIIGFIVILFVVIMIVSRGGGGRGGGGMMSRRGYSSLLWPLIFSNLGGGNRGGGWGGGGGGGFGGGGGGFGGFGGGSSGGGGASGGW; this is encoded by the coding sequence ATGAAAAAACTTTTATTCATATTATCCTTTCTAATTGTTGCTGCTGTTGGTTTTGCGCAGGATCTTTTGCCAAAGCCAAATCCGCCGCGACTGGTAAATGATGTAGCGAATGTTTTATCGCCAGAGCAAAGAGATATTCTTGAGCAACGTTTGGTAGAATTAGACAACAGTTCTTCTAATCAGATCGCTATAGTTACCATCCCTGATCTTAAAGGTTATGACGTGGCAGACTACGCTAATAAATTATTTCGCTCATGGGGCATTGGAGGATCAAAACACAACAATGGTATTCTTATTCTTGTAGCGCCAAACGAAAAAAAGGTAAGAATAGAAGTTGGTTATGGACTGGAAGGCGCCATACCTGATATAACTGCCAAGAGCATTATCGATAATGATATTATTCCCAATATAAAGAACGGAGATTATTACCGTGCTTTTGATGAAGCCATCACTTCACTTGGTAAAGCAGCCGCAGGAGAATATAACGAACAAAGAAAACGAGATGACGGAGGTGGCGGAGGCGGTTCTATTATAGGCTTCATTGTTATTCTCTTTGTAGTTATTATGATCGTTAGCAGAGGAGGTGGTGGCCGCGGTGGCGGTGGAATGATGAGTCGCAGAGGCTATAGCAGTTTATTGTGGCCGCTTATATTCAGCAATCTTGGCGGAGGTAACCGCGGTGGCGGCTGGGGCGGCGGAGGTGGAGGCGGCTTCGGTGGTGGTGGTGGCGGATTTGGAGGTTTTGGTGGTGGAAGCAGCGGTGGCGGCGGTGCCAGCGGAGGGTGGTAA